In Oryza sativa Japonica Group chromosome 8, ASM3414082v1, the sequence GCCGTGACAGTAGCGGGGGAGCACGCGGCCGTCAGGACGGAGGCTTTGTTGGACGCGTCGTCGTTCTCTTCATGGTGTTCGCTTGCTGCGTTGCGTTCGTCTGTGTGATGCTGCGGGATTTCGCGCCGGAGAAGGGGTCCTGCCAAGAGTGGGTTGGTTCCATTCTTGCTTACATCGGAGTCTTCGCTGGCTCTGCGATGGTATGCTTCGTCGCTGCTCCCAACTTGCTGAACTTCGTGACGAGGGGGATTCATGGCGGAGGTGAAGGGCGGAATCATTGATTTCTGAGGTATTGCACCCTTAATCTCTTCATGGTCAATCACCATGATTTGTTGATGCGGATCGAGTAGTTGCAAGCCTTGTCGGATTGTTTGATACTTTGATGAATTGCTGATGCTGACTGTTGCATAGAAACTAAAACTCAGTTGGAGCTTGTTTGATGTGGTCTCTGTTTGGATATAATGTTTCTCAGATGTACAAATTTGTTACCGTAGAGCTGATGCGTATGTTAATTTGGTTGCAGATGGCTTGAGAAAATTGGCTTTGGaatgtttgatttgatttgctATTACATACACTCTGTATTGAGAAAATAGTTCATCCGATTTGTTCACTTAATCCATCTAGCATGTAACACAACTGTATGGCCCAGACTAAACTTATGAAATTAATATTAGCTTTTTATCAGTATAAAAATCGCTTCCAGGGACCAATTTTGTGATTTGGGAGATCTGTCTAACCCCTCTCTTGTGTGAAATACCAATCTATGACTTAATTTCATTTTGTCAAATTGTCAATAGAAACTGAAAAATATCTGTGGGCACATTGAACTACAAGTAGATCAGAGAAGGTGCTATCATAGATTTATGCCATCTGCAGACAAATAGAAGTTAGTAATAGCTTAATCAAGAATATAACAAAGAAACATATCTAGCTAACCTCTGCCTAGGAAAAATATCTTCCCAGGCGGACCGCCGGCCCGCCTTCAAAGATCGGCGATCTTCGTAGTCGTTGGCCTACCAGCGGAGCCGCTGTCCGCCTGGGAAGACGTGTTttggccgccagcgaaaatgctttttctagtagtgcatcATGCCTTCAACAAATTGATTGATTTTATTTGGTTACAAGTAAATGCCATATTGAAACTTGAGTTAGAACATGTTATGTTTCGGATTAGTTGATGCACTTAAATTTGTCATATTACAAGGAGAGTGCTAAAACGGAAAATCCACTGGTTTAAACCAAACAATTGTCGGGTAATTGGACACGCATCATCAAATTCAATTTTGAGCGCTTGATTTGTTATCATAATAGTGGATTTCTGGTATTTACAATCTTAAACATTTGGTTATCCTTTATGTGGTTAAGCTAATGATGTTTTCATCTTGTTGCAATTTCAGTTCTGGAATACATGCTGTTTTGTAGTACAAAGTGATTTGAGTTGTAACATGGGAAATCTGATGTGCGACTGCAAGCTCCCCGAGACTCCGAGTAACAGGATGTGAAGTCACTGTGATGCTACTACTTGTTGCAGTTTACCTCTTCACGAACTTCAGTTTTGAATTTTTGGAACGTGAACACGGAATGCTGCGTTTGTCCCCATGTCTTTATACCCTTCCGAATTACTGATATGCTTATATGGCTGATACTGCCGCAACGGCAACATGTTTTTTTCCCCTGCTGTAATGGTTTGATAACCGCTGTTTATCTTGGTTGATTGATTACACTAATGTGTTCCTTAGCTCATGTCAGCACAGCAACTACCTGTAACCTGTCACTGGATTATGATCTGCTCTACAGAatgtattttttagataatgatgtGTTCTATTTAATTAGATCTACACTATGTTCTTGAACACTTCTATGCTCTATAGAATGTATGATttgcaatataaaaaaaatgaatgattTGCCAATGGATATGCATCGTGTTGTGTTGCGCGTGTTGGCAAATCATACACTTTTTATTACACTGATGAGTTTAGCTGCCGCTTGGATATGCATCGTGTTGTGTTGCGTGTTGCCGCTCCGCTTTTAGGCTCTCATTGGTGCCCATATTTCCTATTAAGTGGAAAtggtttattagaaaatataaattaatttataggtaacatttatatatgtattcttagcgacttaaaagctaCTAATGTTAAAAAAGAATCATGttgaaaaaactttaaaatcaaatttaaaactaaatttcaAAATTCAGATTTTGGTTTTGGCTTATCAGGGCAACCAATGAGTCTCTTACAGAACAGATTAGGATCTAGGAAAGCCAATTAGCCAAGCGAGCCGGCAAAGGAGAATGTACACAGCTGCGGCCACCGGCAGATGACCAAACGAGACAATCTTGGGGACAacccgggcggcggcgcctcgtGTGCGCCTAGCAAAATCCCCTCGCCCGCCTatccaaaagaaaataaataaataaataaataaataataaactCGATCGGGTCGGGCACAAACCAAACCATTTCCTCCCCCGCTTAACAACTGTACTgcgcttaattaattaaacccCCTTAAACCTCCGTGTCTTCCTCGTGTTAACTCCTCCACACGTCCAAAGCTTGTCCACTCTCTCACACGCTCCTTCCCTTCCGCGGAAAGCTTCTCGGAGTCTAGGGTTTcgcgctccctccctccctcccctcccatgGCGGACACCGGAGCGGcacagcctccgccgccgcccctgcgggcgcccgccgccgtgccggagaCCCTGCGCCGGCTCCTCGCGCTGGTCACTGACGTCCTGGTGTGCTGCTTCCTCGCCGCGATGTGGGTGAcccccgccgccagcgccgccgccgtcttctcccgCTGGGCCTGCGGCGAGGGCTCCCCTGCCGCGGACGTCGCGGCGAAGGTCTCCGTCGCCTCCTTCCTGGCCACGGCGGCGCTCGCGCCGTTCGCCTCGCCGGTTGTGACGTGGCGCCTCCTTGGGCGTCCCCGCAGGGGCGGCAGGGCCCGTGAGGTGCGGCGCGTTCCTCTCCTTCCCCAAATTTCCCTTCTCCTAGAGCGTTTCTGAAGTCTGGATTTGTGGATTTCGCGGTCGCCGCCGTGCAGCGCGGTCGTGGAGACGTCACCGgtgaacgccgccgccgtcaggaaGGAGGCCTTGGACGCGTCGTTCTGTTCGCGCTCTTCTCTGTCTGCTTCGCAGTCGTCGGTTTGCTGCTGCAAGAGCTCGCGCCGGAGGAGAAGGGGTCTATACAGGAGAAGGTTGGCTCCGTGCTTGCTGACATCGGGCTCTTTGCTAACTCCGTGATGGTATGCTTCGTCGTTGCTCCCAACTTGCTGATCTTCCTGGCGAGGGATCGGTGGAGATGAAGGGCGGAATGGGCAGGGTACCGTTGCACAATCGATTTTCGAGGTACTGCTCCCTTGATCTCTGCATGTTTATCACCGATTCACCGGTGCTTGTTGTTTGATTGTGTTTACTTTGCTGAATTGTTGCCCTGCTAGGTGGTAGAAACTGAAACTCAATTGCAGCCTCTTGTGTGATGTGGCATCTGTTTGGATATAATGCTAATATGGTCGCAGATTTCTTGAGAAAATTGGCGTTAGGATATGTTCTGATTTGATTATGTTTCACGATTCATCCAATTTGTTTACTTGTTTAATCCATCTAGTATATATAACACGAGTGTGTGGCCTAGGCTAAACTGGTAGAAACTTTTCTGATGACAAAAATCACTTCCAGCTTGACTTTGTGATTTGGGAACCATTTCGTTCTGTCTAACCCGTCCTCTGCTGGACTTTATTTGAATGGAATCTGAAAAGGCATATGTGCAACTACAAGTAGTAGACCAGATAATTATAAGGTGCACCTTCGAACCAATTGGCTTTAATTCCCATCCTGAGAGAAAAATGGGCAATAGAATTGGTAAATGCCAGGATTGAAGCTTTAGTTGAGCTTGTGTAGCAGCTCCTAGTTCACGCTCTTAAATTTAAACCAAATGATTGTTGGATAACTGAATTTGCATCATCGAATTTCAGCTTGATTAATTACTTGATTTCTTGTCATGGCATAGGGTATGTACAGCCTTTAAACATTCGGTAATTTCTTCTGTGGAAAAGCTAATGctgttttttttcaatcttaCTGCAATTTCAGTCAGGAATACATGTGTTTTGTGGTACACGAGATTTGGGTTTGTCTTCTATGGGAAATTTGATGTGCGACCGCAAGCTGTCCGAGTAACTATGTGATCCGACTTTTATGCTACTACATGTTGCAGTTTCCCTTCTGAAGTGTTTGCTGAACATGCCATGGCCTAGGGCACTGCAATTGTTATGTTCTTACATGTATTTGAGGTTTTGGGGCCTCGCTCTCACGAACATCAGTTTTGATTTTGGAACGTTAACTCAGAATGCTGTATTTGGCCCGTAGTTCGGCTCTGCGTCAGGCCGGCAGCTCAGGATTATGATTTGGGTGATAGTTAGCCCATGGTAGCAAATACCATCACTGGAATTATGTTTTGAACCGGGAAATGTAGGTTACTGGAAGTGCTAGTGATGCGCATATTTTGATTTGTTGAGTTGAGCTTGCGCTTGAATATGTATCATATATTCATGTCTGCGTGTTGTTGCTCTGCTGTCGAACAGATTGACATCAATTGAGCTTGGCCGACCTCACAGGTAGACGGCCCTCGTTGGTTGGCAATGAGCTCATTataggggggtggggggggggggggtaatactaaaacttttacatatatattttttactcgaaaaagatactccctctgttccgtAATAAAATGGCGAAaatttgtgcttaaaatactttaggtaataaagtaagtaaaaaaataataatttcaaattttttttgagtaaaacgaatggtcaaacagtgcaagtaaaatatcaaaatcccttatattaggggacagagggagtaatttatataaaaaaattatagagtGAATTGCATATTGGACCATATCTTTTTACCAAAGCTACAACTTGGACTAGGATTAAACAACCATTTTCACTTTAGACTAGATATCTTTATCTTTGCAACATATTTCACTTTCAACCGTCTCCTCTAGCTTTTCTCTCTTGCTGCTCTCCTCCAAGAGCCACTATGAACCACTGAATCTGAGCAAGGCAGATCGAGCTCAACATTTGCCATGCCCATACAGAGCTCTTCTCGCTGATGCTtggccacaaaaaaaaaatgagaggtGAAAATGTCCATGATCTGCACACTCACTGACTAGTCTCCTCGCAGGTTTCGATCTCCATCCTCCCTGATATCAAGCTTTGCCTCCTCCATTATTCCCAACTCAAGCTCCAACTCTTTTTCTGCCTCAAAGCTCGAGCTCTACCTCCTCTGCTGCTTGAGCTCAAGCTCCAACAGTCCAACTCCATCACCTAGAACTTGATTCATTCTCTGTCACCTCAACCTCGAACCCCTATCTCTTTCTCCATGCCCCTGACATCGAACTCACCAAGCACACCTCTCAAATTGCTGGCAGTTTGgagcctactccctccgtcccaaaaaaagacaaaccctggtttccatgtccaatatttgaccgtccgtcttatttgaaaaaatcattaaaaaaattaaaaacataagtcacgcatatGCTCTGTCAAGTAGCAGAGTGTGGTTCGAGGTGACTGGAGATTGGGAAAGAGGAGCTTTGTCTGTGTGAGGGAGaaataggctgtgtttagttcagcgcaaagtttggattttggttgaaattggaaatgatgtgactgaaaagttgtgtgtgtatatgacaggttgatgtgatggaaaaggactaaagtttggatccaaactttggatctaaacacagccataggcTCACTGGAGACATCACTGAATATGGCTCACCCATTAATAGTCCAAATGCAAAATTTGGTAACAAAATCTAGACCTAAGTGAAAACATTTGCTTATACCTGGTCCAATATGCAAACAAGGTAATAAAAACTAGTCCAAAGTGCAATTCactcaaaattatatatatgttttccaACTTAAAAGTGAATGCTGAAAAGGATATTACATTGAGAATATCTTAACATTAacgttttaaaatttaatttttgataACTGATTCCATATAAGGCAAATGATAAGATTAGACATTATTTTGAGTGTTCAGCCTAAGAGTAAGGAACGGCATATTTGCTGTCACATCCTCCACATGCGTAGCCCAGGGAAGACCAAGCAGCCAAACTTGGTCACCTGTTCTTGGCCTAAAAAGCCTGTGAAAAGCACAAGTTCTGctgggaagaggagagagagtgtgtgcgTGGAAGTTGTGCCAGATCCGCTTGGCGCCAAACCGACCCCGCCTCTACCTTGTCACGGATAGGGCAGGGGAGTAGAGAGGCGAGGAAGACAAAGTGTACCACCGAGCTCAAGCCGCACTGTTGCCCTCCGATCTATGCCGCCAACGGGAAgagagggcgccgccgcgggcctcgTTGCGGCCCCCAACTCCGCAGCTTCTCGCCGGCACACCGGCAGCGCAACCCGTCGATCCACACCGGTCGAAGCCCGTCGATGCCGCCGACAAGGAGAGAGGGTGCCGCCGCTGCTTGATCCGGGTCGCGCGGGGCTCGCCGGCCGCGCCACTGCTCGATATGCGCTGACCacgcccctcccccctccccagGAGAGAGGTGAGAGGCGGAGGGGGAAAGAGGCGCCGGCGGCAGGATCGCCGAAGGAGGAGGCCGGAGTGAGGACTAGGGagaggataagagagagaggtgactgtgtttatatatatatatatatatatattttggactTTAAGGTGAGGCCGGAGTAAGGACTGGGAGAGGATAAGAGGGAGAGAACTgtgttttaatatattttttttggactttaaggtgaaatataaaattaaagccACTTCTACGACCACTTGTGCTGTGAAGAATTAAGATTTTAGGCTTGTGACCCTAATCTACTGGCACTCTCAAGCTGCTCAAATGAGCGAGACGCAATGTGAACGCTCTTAGGGAGCGTACCTAGGCCTTAGCTAGAGCCTCACTGTTCATAGTATTCTAGTTATGTCGCTAATTAAGTAAGGAGTATATATACAGTGTTCTCTACGTACTTAAAAAATTTGGGCCCCTAATTTCTAAGGCCCGAACAACCACACCGTGCACTTGATGATACATTCatgtcataaatatttgatattttgaagTAGGATTTTTGAAGCTTGGGACATGAATAATTTCTGAT encodes:
- the LOC112936191 gene encoding uncharacterized protein yields the protein MEVSMATVLAMGELTPFASPVLLSRLLERPEAAREEGGARGGGGGGGAKAHLSRRDSSGGARGRQDGGFVGRVVVLFMVFACCVAFVCVMLRDFAPEKGSCQEWVGSILAYIGVFAGSAMVCFVAAPNLLNFVTRGIHGGGEGRNH
- the LOC4345584 gene encoding uncharacterized protein: MADTGAAQPPPPPLRAPAAVPETLRRLLALVTDVLVCCFLAAMWVTPAASAAAVFSRWACGEGSPAADVAAKVSVASFLATAALAPFASPVVTWRLLGRPRRGGRARERGRGDVTGERRRRQEGGLGRVVLFALFSVCFAVVGLLLQELAPEEKGSIQEKVGSVLADIGLFANSVMVCFVVAPNLLIFLARDRWR